Proteins from one Ipomoea triloba cultivar NCNSP0323 chromosome 1, ASM357664v1 genomic window:
- the LOC116029600 gene encoding uncharacterized protein LOC116029600 → MTNHASSSFHSQFIYCSDFDDTSIWDEMNLTPLYDFENEFHELNQPTVRAEAVAEIEPSREVVVQRKEKEEKRTFSKKLRCRELGISEWPQKKFLRLEDNLEISTPPPYQCNHSITENSLWDYQYEECALAPVGEASRSSSDEHIRSFGQEFDSIWNFKDEVPEVKEINEVATEEIIEEASNPVITIVDKKSTSEKSWSIEMISKFFHLPVVQAARELHIGKDKLKKICTELGINQWPHRKLQYMDRLLSKFKKDFDQGEKVIELEHESEQMLANPNNELGLETQTLGESSSKQKRYQQLINLAHSTSFANSSRVPWEDEMF, encoded by the coding sequence ATGACGAATCATGCTTCATCCTCTTTTCATTCTCAATTCATTTATTGttctgattttgatgatacctcAATTTGGGATGAGATGAATCTAACTCCTCTCTATGATTTTGAGAATGAGTTTCATGAACTCAATCAACCAACTGTTAGAGCTGAGGCTGTTGCTGAAATTGAACCTTCAAGGGAGGTAGTAGTTCAGAGGAAAGAAAAAGAGGAGAAAAGGACATTTTCGAAAAAGCTTAGGTGTAGGGAGTTAGGGATTTCCGAATGGCCGCAGAAAAAATTCTTAAGGTTGGAGGATAACCTGGAAATTTCTACTCCTCCTCCTTACCAGTGTAACCATTCCATTACTGAGAACTCCCTCTGGGATTATCAGTATGAGGAATGCGCTTTGGCTCCAGTAGGTGAAGCTTCAAGATCCTCGAGCGATGAACACATTCGCAGTTTTGGCCAAGAATTTGATTCTATCTGGAATTTCAAGGATGAGGTACCAGAAGTAAAAGAAATCAATGAGGTTGCAACTGAGGAAATTATAGAAGAAGCATCCAACCCAGTCATAACCATTGTGGATAAGAAGAGCACCTCTGAAAAATCTTGGAGCATTGAAatgatttcaaaattcttccactTACCAGTTGTCCAGGCGGCAAGGGAATTACACATAGGAAAAGACAAGCTGAAGAAAATATGCACCGAGTTGGGAATCAATCAATGGCCACATAGGAAATTACAGTACATGGATCGACTGTTGAGCAAGTTTAAGAAAGATTTTGACCAAGGGGAGAAGGTGATTGAGCTAGAACACGAAAGTGAGCAGATGTTAGCAAACCCCAACAATGAGTTAGGCTTAGAAACTCAAACACTGGGGGAATCTTCTTCTAAACAGAAAAGATATCAACAATTGATAAATCTTGCTCACTCTACTTCCTTTGCCAATTCATCTCGTGTTCCATGGGAAGATGAAATGTTTTAA